A single region of the Microlunatus panaciterrae genome encodes:
- a CDS encoding DUF1707 domain-containing protein encodes MSNLPISSPYRSTPSAPVSDAERNQLGSRLNTAFTDGKLEADDYKSRLDILYAARTLGELVPVVEGLPPLQTYTDPAIVASNGGQPGELTEARSGHGLTLVAVGVIAGVVLLIAILLLILL; translated from the coding sequence GTGAGCAACCTACCCATCTCCTCGCCGTACCGGAGTACGCCAAGTGCGCCGGTGAGCGACGCGGAGCGCAACCAGTTGGGCTCACGGCTGAACACGGCGTTCACCGACGGCAAGCTGGAGGCCGACGACTACAAGTCGCGCCTCGACATCCTGTACGCGGCCAGGACGCTGGGTGAGCTGGTCCCGGTGGTGGAGGGGCTGCCGCCGCTGCAGACGTACACCGACCCGGCGATCGTCGCGTCGAATGGTGGCCAGCCCGGGGAGCTGACCGAAGCCCGCAGCGGCCACGGTCTGACCTTGGTGGCGGTCGGGGTGATCGCGGGCGTCGTCCTGCTGATCGCCATCCTGCTGCTCATCCTGCTCTGA
- a CDS encoding NUDIX domain-containing protein, which produces MPLSPYIADVRAKLGHDLLLLPSVSAAIVNERGDLLLAKHDDLWSTIGGLIEPDESPQQAVVREIKEETNLDAELLGIVGVYGGQDCRVTYSNGDQVAFVSTMFGLSLAHDRLDDHDVVLETGEGILDLGWFAPEQLDGLPLQPWIHRALADAYAWARTRRSEWEPTGLSAGR; this is translated from the coding sequence ATGCCGTTGTCGCCCTACATCGCCGACGTCCGGGCCAAGCTCGGCCACGATCTGCTGCTGCTGCCGTCCGTCTCGGCGGCCATCGTCAACGAGCGTGGGGATCTGCTGCTGGCCAAGCACGACGATCTCTGGTCCACCATCGGTGGACTCATCGAACCCGACGAGTCTCCGCAACAGGCTGTGGTCCGCGAGATCAAGGAGGAGACCAACCTGGACGCCGAGCTGCTCGGCATCGTCGGCGTCTACGGTGGCCAGGACTGCCGGGTCACCTACTCCAACGGGGACCAGGTCGCCTTCGTCAGCACCATGTTCGGGCTCAGCCTCGCCCATGATCGACTCGACGACCATGACGTCGTCCTCGAGACGGGCGAGGGCATTCTCGATCTCGGCTGGTTCGCCCCCGAGCAGCTCGACGGCCTTCCGCTGCAGCCATGGATCCACCGTGCCCTCGCCGACGCGTACGCCTGGGCGCGCACCCGGCGCAGTGAGTGGGAGCCGACCGGCTTGTCCGCGGGCCGATGA
- a CDS encoding dihydrofolate reductase family protein, which yields MRKLVVSTFLTLDGVMQAPGGPGEDDDAGFAYGGWSVNYWDELMGEVMGRAMSTPFSLVLGRRTYDIFAAHWPRATEEEGAKPLNDAIKYVASRSRPTLEWSNSVLIEGDAAEGIAKLKQEDGPELQVHGSGHLIQTLLRHHLVDQYRLWVFPVVIGSGKRLFSDGTIPAALKLVDSVVSTTGVMIGTYQPAGEIVTGSFALD from the coding sequence ATGAGAAAACTGGTCGTCAGCACCTTCCTCACCCTCGACGGGGTCATGCAGGCCCCCGGAGGGCCGGGAGAGGACGACGACGCCGGCTTCGCCTACGGCGGGTGGTCGGTGAACTACTGGGACGAGCTGATGGGTGAGGTGATGGGCAGGGCGATGAGCACGCCGTTCTCCCTGGTGCTCGGTCGCCGGACCTACGACATCTTCGCCGCCCACTGGCCGCGGGCCACCGAGGAAGAGGGCGCGAAGCCCTTGAACGACGCCATCAAGTACGTCGCGTCCCGGAGTCGTCCCACCCTGGAGTGGAGCAACTCGGTGCTGATCGAGGGAGATGCGGCGGAGGGCATCGCCAAGCTCAAGCAGGAGGACGGACCGGAGCTGCAGGTGCACGGCAGCGGCCACCTGATCCAGACCCTGCTGCGTCACCACCTGGTCGACCAGTATCGGCTGTGGGTCTTCCCGGTCGTCATCGGGTCGGGCAAGCGCCTGTTCTCCGACGGCACCATCCCCGCCGCACTGAAGCTCGTCGACAGCGTGGTCTCCACCACCGGAGTGATGATCGGGACCTATCAGCCGGCCGGCGAGATCGTCACCGGGTCATTCGCCCTGGACTGA